Genomic window (Candidatus Peregrinibacteria bacterium):
AAATTTCTTTTCTTTTTGGATCATATTTATCCGTTCCTAATTTCAAAACAATCTGTACAAATTCATTTAACGAAATGTTGGAGTGATCATCTTTTCCGATTGCTCTATAAATATATTGACCATCTGGCAAACTTTTTTCAATTTCTGTATCAACCTTGCGCCCGACTTTTAAATAATCGGGTTTTGTATTCAAATGATATTCTGGAACATGAACTTCCATTATTTTTACTGCCATATTTACTGAAGAATACTTGTGGTTAATAAATTTTTGCCCCTACAATAATTTTCTTTACTTCATGGTGTTGGATTATCCATTAAGAACTAGAGTTCCATATTCAATCCTCCCCAAACTTCTCTCCTTCCCAAACACCGCCAAAAGTTCAAACGTCCCTGGAGAAAATGCTTCTCCAGAAAGTGCCACGCGGAGCGGCCAAAGGAGTTGGCCGTTTTTCCATCCGTGTATCGGAGACGGCGACGTCTCCGACAACGCCACGAGCAATTCCTCTTTAATATTTTCCTCATTCCAATCCGATTCCGAAATTCCTTCCAAAATCTTTTTCCCTTCTTCGAGTGCTGTTTTTGCCACATTTTCGTCCACTTTCATTTTTTCGTGAAAGAAAAGTTCTTTGGAATACTTCAAATCATCCACAAAGAAAAATCGCAAAAAATCCGGAAGTTCGTTCAATTTTTTTGTTCTTTCATGAACAAGTTCTAGAGCGGTTTCATAGAATTTTTCTCCATATTTTTTTCGTCCTTCCACAAAAATTGGATCTTGCAAAAATTGCTCCGCAAGATTTTTAAATTCTTCTGGAGTTTTTTTGCGAATCCAGACTCCATTTACATGAAGAAGTTTCGCGAGATCAAATACTGCGCCGCCTTTATGAACTCGTTCAAGTGAAAACTCTCGAATCAAATCTTCCAATGAAAAAATTTCATTTTCATCAGAAGTATTCCAGCCGAGAAGTGCGAGAAAGTTGAGAAGCGCTTCTTTCAAATATCCTTCTGCCAGATAATCATCAACCGAAACTTTATTTTTTCGCTTCGAAAGTTTGCTTTTGTCTTCATTCAGAATGAGCGGCAGATGGGCGAATTCTGGGATTTTCCAAGAAAACGCTTCGTAAATCAAAATCTGTTTTGGCGTATTTGAAATATGATCTTCTCCGCGAATAACGTGAGAAATGTTCATTTCGTGATCATCCACCACAACACAAAAATTATAGAGCGGCTCATCCAGATTTTTCGCGATCACAAAATCGTCAATTTCTTTCGCGTTAATTTCCACTTTTCCGCGAATATGATCCTCAAAAATAATCGGTTCC
Coding sequences:
- a CDS encoding glutamate--tRNA ligase translates to MTEVIVRYPPSPTGPLHVGTVRVMLYNYVFAKQHNGKIVMRLEDTDRERSTKESEENILSGLKNMGITWDGEVHYQSKRIPIYRKYLEQLLNEEKAYYCFCTKEELETERLRLEGVKLPPRYSGKCAKISKEEQEMRVKKGEKGVIRFRTPESEPIIFEDHIRGKVEINAKEIDDFVIAKNLDEPLYNFCVVVDDHEMNISHVIRGEDHISNTPKQILIYEAFSWKIPEFAHLPLILNEDKSKLSKRKNKVSVDDYLAEGYLKEALLNFLALLGWNTSDENEIFSLEDLIREFSLERVHKGGAVFDLAKLLHVNGVWIRKKTPEEFKNLAEQFLQDPIFVEGRKKYGEKFYETALELVHERTKKLNELPDFLRFFFVDDLKYSKELFFHEKMKVDENVAKTALEEGKKILEGISESDWNEENIKEELLVALSETSPSPIHGWKNGQLLWPLRVALSGEAFSPGTFELLAVFGKERSLGRIEYGTLVLNG